A single region of the Streptomyces caelestis genome encodes:
- the gatC gene encoding Asp-tRNA(Asn)/Glu-tRNA(Gln) amidotransferase subunit GatC, with protein MPGITREEVAHLARLARLELKPEELDHFAGQLDDIIGAVARVSEVADQDVPPTSHPLPLTNVMRPDEVRPSLTPEQALSGAPAQEQQRFKVPQILGEE; from the coding sequence ATGCCTGGCATCACGCGCGAGGAGGTCGCCCACCTCGCCCGGCTGGCGCGTCTGGAGCTGAAGCCCGAAGAGCTCGACCACTTCGCGGGACAGCTGGACGACATCATCGGCGCGGTGGCCCGCGTCAGCGAGGTCGCCGACCAAGACGTACCGCCGACCTCGCACCCGCTCCCGCTGACGAACGTCATGCGCCCGGACGAGGTCCGTCCCTCGCTCACCCCCGAGCAGGCGCTCTCCGGAGCCCCCGCCCAGGAGCAGCAGCGTTTCAAGGTGCCGCAGATCCTGGGGGAGGAGTAA
- the gatA gene encoding Asp-tRNA(Asn)/Glu-tRNA(Gln) amidotransferase subunit GatA, which translates to MTDSPIIKLTAAETAAKIASGELTAVEVTEAHLARIEAVDEKVHAFLHVDREGALAQARAVDEKRAKGEKLGPLAGVPLALKDIFTTEGIPTTVGSKILEGWIPPYDATVTKRLKAADVVILGKTNMDEFAMGSSTENSAYGPTGNPWDLTRIPGGSGGGSSAALASFQAPLAIGTDTGGSIRQPAAVTGTVGVKPTYGGVSRYGMVAFSSSLDQGGPCARTVLDAALLHEVIAGHDPMDSTSIDAPVPPVVEAARNGSVEGMRVGVVKQFRGEGYQAGVIQRFDESVALLKELGAEIVELDCPSFDLALSAYYLIAPSECSSNLARFDGLRYGLRAGDDGTHSAEEVTSLTREAGFGPEVKRRIMLGTYALSSGYYDAYYGSAQKVRTLIKQDFDKAFEQVDVIVSPTTPTTAFPIGERADDPMAMYLADLCTIPTNLAGNAAMSLPCGLAPEDNLPVGLQIIAPVMKDDRLYKVGAAVEAAFVEKWGHPLIEEAPSL; encoded by the coding sequence ATGACGGACAGCCCCATCATCAAGCTCACGGCCGCCGAGACCGCCGCGAAGATCGCCTCCGGCGAGCTCACGGCCGTCGAGGTCACCGAGGCCCACCTCGCCCGGATCGAGGCCGTCGACGAGAAGGTGCACGCCTTCCTGCACGTCGACCGCGAGGGCGCGCTCGCCCAGGCCCGTGCCGTCGACGAGAAGCGGGCCAAGGGGGAGAAGCTCGGTCCGCTGGCCGGTGTTCCCCTGGCGCTCAAGGACATCTTCACCACCGAGGGGATCCCGACGACCGTCGGTTCGAAGATCCTCGAAGGCTGGATCCCGCCGTACGACGCGACCGTCACCAAGCGGCTCAAGGCCGCCGACGTGGTCATCCTCGGCAAGACCAACATGGACGAGTTCGCCATGGGGTCCTCCACCGAGAACAGCGCCTACGGGCCGACCGGCAACCCCTGGGACCTGACCAGGATCCCCGGCGGCTCCGGCGGCGGTTCCTCCGCCGCGCTCGCCTCCTTCCAGGCCCCGCTCGCCATCGGCACGGACACCGGCGGCTCCATCCGCCAGCCCGCCGCCGTCACCGGCACGGTCGGTGTGAAGCCGACGTACGGCGGGGTGTCGCGCTACGGCATGGTCGCCTTCTCCTCCTCCCTCGACCAGGGCGGCCCCTGCGCCCGCACGGTCCTGGACGCGGCCCTGCTGCACGAGGTGATCGCCGGTCACGACCCGATGGACTCCACGTCGATCGACGCCCCGGTCCCGCCGGTCGTCGAGGCCGCCCGCAACGGCAGCGTCGAGGGCATGCGCGTCGGCGTCGTCAAGCAGTTCCGCGGCGAGGGCTACCAGGCAGGTGTCATCCAGCGGTTCGACGAGTCCGTCGCGCTGCTGAAGGAACTGGGCGCCGAGATCGTCGAGCTGGACTGCCCGTCCTTCGACCTGGCGCTGTCGGCGTACTACCTGATCGCGCCGTCCGAGTGCTCCTCCAACCTCGCCCGCTTCGACGGCCTGCGCTACGGTCTGCGCGCCGGTGACGACGGCACGCACTCCGCCGAGGAGGTCACCTCCCTGACCCGCGAGGCCGGCTTCGGCCCCGAGGTCAAGCGCCGCATCATGCTCGGCACGTACGCGCTGAGCTCCGGCTACTACGACGCGTACTACGGCAGCGCGCAGAAGGTCCGCACGCTCATCAAGCAGGACTTCGACAAGGCGTTCGAGCAGGTCGACGTGATCGTCTCCCCGACGACCCCGACCACCGCCTTCCCGATCGGCGAGCGCGCCGACGACCCGATGGCGATGTACCTCGCCGACCTGTGCACCATCCCGACCAACCTGGCGGGCAACGCGGCCATGTCGCTGCCGTGCGGCCTCGCCCCGGAGGACAACCTCCCGGTCGGGCTGCAGATCATCGCCCCGGTCATGAAGGACGACCGCCTCTACAAGGTCGGCG